One genomic region from Blastopirellula marina encodes:
- a CDS encoding LacI family DNA-binding transcriptional regulator yields the protein MAKKTGRTAVRMKDVAEVAGVSRMAASAVLMGTGNGRIRVSEETAETIRKAAADLGYRPNIAAQQLAGKKSNVVALVVRETRNFLTQKVTAELQREAEEHGLRLLSVGSFPDLDGLKRVVQDLDAGWVDGVMYLAYENEEQWDEVGKLFESRQNVVTVLENLGSEGTCRVISDVRTGAKETIDHLVGTGRKKIALLTEQRESLSILDRIDAYREALAEHGMELSEEQIVVDTKGWLVNDPTTYPRFDEICRHLVEVVGADAIMCDTDFNAVAVCRSLRRLEMAVPGKVAVIGWHDLQFSSLLDPPLTTVAHDLSALLKAAVSVIQSEEEKKPSEILVPTKLRIRHTS from the coding sequence ATGGCAAAGAAGACCGGACGAACTGCGGTTCGCATGAAGGATGTTGCCGAGGTAGCAGGCGTTTCACGCATGGCCGCTTCCGCTGTGCTGATGGGTACCGGCAACGGGCGAATTCGTGTCTCGGAGGAGACGGCGGAAACCATCCGTAAAGCAGCCGCCGATCTAGGTTATCGTCCGAACATCGCTGCCCAGCAGTTAGCGGGAAAAAAGAGCAATGTCGTGGCGCTAGTCGTTCGTGAAACGCGTAACTTTCTTACACAGAAGGTCACCGCCGAACTGCAGCGCGAAGCTGAAGAGCATGGGCTGCGTCTTCTTTCGGTAGGATCGTTCCCCGATCTCGATGGCCTGAAGCGGGTTGTGCAAGATCTCGACGCCGGCTGGGTCGACGGTGTGATGTATCTGGCCTACGAAAACGAGGAGCAATGGGACGAAGTCGGGAAGCTATTTGAATCTCGGCAAAACGTGGTCACCGTGTTGGAAAACCTCGGGAGCGAGGGGACTTGCCGCGTCATTAGCGATGTCCGCACCGGGGCTAAGGAAACGATTGATCACCTGGTAGGCACAGGCCGAAAGAAGATTGCCCTGTTGACCGAGCAGCGGGAATCGCTGTCGATCCTCGACCGAATTGACGCTTATCGCGAGGCTTTGGCCGAACACGGCATGGAGCTTTCCGAAGAGCAGATCGTCGTCGATACCAAGGGGTGGTTGGTGAATGACCCAACAACTTACCCGCGATTCGACGAGATTTGCCGTCACCTGGTCGAAGTGGTCGGTGCCGACGCGATTATGTGCGATACCGACTTTAACGCGGTCGCTGTCTGCCGATCGCTACGTCGGCTAGAGATGGCCGTTCCTGGCAAGGTCGCCGTTATTGGCTGGCACGACCTTCAGTTCTCGTCGCTTTTAGACCCACCACTGACAACCGTTGCCCACGATTTGTCAGCCCTACTCAAAGCCGCCGTGAGTGTGATTCAATCGGAAGAAGAGAAAAAGCCGTCCGAGATCCTCGTTCCGACCAAGCTCAGAATTCGGCATACTTCCTGA
- a CDS encoding 2-oxoglutarate dehydrogenase E1 component, producing the protein MISESSPRQATAESAEDIDLACYNASYVEQLLLKYLDDPSGVPENWRDFFDKQATENGISASELGSRAPSFQPRSIFRESGGDSGVSVTSVAGNVKLQKVQYSADQLVQGYRSRGHYNAQLDPLKLNKQIRTPLSLESFGLSKSDLDERVYYTCGEQIEQIPLRELVQRLDGLYCKHIGYQFTHIDEQNVQQWLIDRIERQSHIKELPNTVQKQILQRLTEATVFEEFVRKKYVGAKTFSLFGSEMLIPMLDLLVERAASNNVREVVLGMPHRGRLNVLTNIIGQAPRELFAQFNDVDFHQFIGGGDVKYHLGNSVDKVTSSGHEVHLSLSFNPSHLEFINTVVLGRLRAKQDRTGDIQRRKGMAVLIHGDAAFIGEGIVQETLNLSQLEGYKVGGTVHVIVNNQIGFTTSVDQSRSTRYCTDIARMLQIPIFHVNGDDPEAVADVVSMAMDFREKFQRDVIIDLVCYRRLGHNEADEPSFTQPMMYKAIDKQMPIRDSYLERLIEQKRISTDEANKMSDEYQEFLKGEYDIAQEMKERALRRPEGVWEEFDGGLEPTAEDPEHDPADECPETRIPVDRSAEILRMLATVPEDFHRNRKLSRIADQRKEMADGERMLDWAAAEALAFATLSMEGHRIRLSGQDCQRGTFNQRHSVLHDIIDGHEHSIFSNLSPKQAPVEIVNSPLSEAGVLGFDYGYSLDYPNALVAWEAQFGDFSNAAQVIIDQFMASAEDKWRRLSGLVLLLPHGYEGQGPEHSSARLERFLWLAAEDNIQVAIPTTPAQYFHVLRRQMKRSWKKPLILFTPKSLLRHPAAVSSLEELASNKFERIIKDNRENPEKTTRVIMCSGKVYYDLAHYREEHQRHDVAIIRVEQPYPLKNHTVQAVLDQYEDGVPLYWVQEEPDNMGVWPYWKLRYGHRMFERFPLSVIARETSSSPATGSKAAHEFEQQQLLERAFNDT; encoded by the coding sequence ATGATTTCCGAAAGTTCACCCAGGCAGGCCACTGCTGAGTCGGCAGAAGACATCGACTTAGCATGTTACAACGCCAGCTATGTCGAGCAATTGCTGCTAAAGTACTTGGACGACCCCAGTGGTGTGCCCGAGAACTGGCGAGATTTCTTTGACAAGCAAGCCACAGAAAACGGCATTTCTGCCTCGGAGTTGGGATCGCGTGCTCCTTCGTTCCAACCTCGGAGCATCTTCCGTGAATCTGGCGGCGATTCGGGCGTGTCGGTCACCAGCGTGGCTGGGAACGTGAAGCTGCAGAAAGTGCAGTACAGCGCCGACCAGCTGGTCCAAGGCTATCGGTCGCGTGGGCACTACAACGCCCAGCTCGACCCGCTGAAGCTTAACAAGCAAATTCGGACGCCTCTGTCTCTCGAATCGTTTGGCCTCTCGAAGTCGGATCTCGATGAACGGGTTTACTATACCTGCGGCGAGCAGATCGAACAGATTCCGCTAAGAGAACTCGTACAGCGACTCGATGGCCTCTACTGCAAACATATCGGCTATCAGTTCACGCACATCGACGAACAAAACGTCCAACAGTGGCTGATTGATCGCATCGAGCGTCAATCGCACATCAAAGAGCTTCCCAACACCGTCCAGAAGCAGATCCTGCAACGTCTGACCGAAGCCACTGTTTTTGAAGAATTCGTGCGTAAAAAGTATGTCGGGGCCAAGACGTTCTCGCTGTTTGGCTCGGAAATGCTGATTCCGATGCTCGACCTACTGGTCGAACGTGCGGCATCCAATAACGTTCGCGAAGTCGTTTTGGGGATGCCCCATCGTGGCCGTCTGAACGTACTCACGAATATTATCGGCCAGGCACCACGAGAGCTATTCGCCCAGTTCAACGATGTTGACTTCCACCAGTTCATCGGTGGTGGTGACGTGAAGTATCACTTGGGCAATAGTGTCGACAAGGTGACCTCGTCCGGTCACGAAGTCCACTTGTCCCTATCGTTCAATCCGAGCCACCTGGAATTCATCAACACGGTGGTGCTTGGGCGTCTGCGAGCAAAGCAGGATCGTACCGGCGACATCCAACGTCGCAAGGGAATGGCTGTCCTGATTCACGGCGACGCGGCCTTCATCGGCGAAGGAATCGTCCAGGAAACGTTGAACCTGAGCCAGTTGGAAGGCTATAAGGTTGGTGGAACGGTCCACGTGATCGTCAACAACCAGATTGGCTTCACAACCTCTGTCGATCAATCGCGTAGCACACGGTACTGTACCGATATCGCCCGCATGCTGCAGATTCCGATTTTCCACGTCAACGGCGACGATCCGGAAGCCGTGGCTGATGTAGTTTCGATGGCGATGGACTTCCGCGAAAAGTTCCAGCGAGACGTAATCATCGACCTGGTGTGCTATCGTCGACTGGGGCACAACGAAGCGGACGAACCGAGCTTCACCCAGCCCATGATGTACAAAGCGATCGACAAACAAATGCCGATTCGCGACAGCTACCTGGAGCGTCTGATTGAGCAGAAGCGGATTTCGACCGATGAAGCCAATAAGATGTCGGACGAATACCAGGAATTCCTCAAAGGCGAGTACGACATCGCCCAGGAGATGAAGGAACGCGCTCTGCGTCGTCCGGAAGGTGTTTGGGAAGAATTCGATGGTGGCTTAGAGCCAACGGCCGAAGATCCGGAGCACGATCCAGCGGACGAATGCCCCGAAACACGCATCCCGGTCGATCGCTCGGCCGAGATTCTGCGGATGTTGGCAACCGTGCCTGAAGATTTCCACCGCAACCGCAAGCTGAGCCGAATTGCCGACCAGCGCAAAGAGATGGCCGACGGCGAGCGAATGCTCGACTGGGCAGCCGCGGAAGCGTTGGCGTTTGCCACTCTTTCGATGGAAGGGCATCGCATTCGTCTTTCCGGCCAAGACTGCCAGCGTGGTACGTTCAACCAACGTCACTCGGTGCTGCACGATATTATCGACGGCCACGAGCACAGCATTTTCTCGAATCTCTCGCCTAAGCAAGCGCCGGTCGAGATCGTCAACAGTCCGCTTAGCGAAGCAGGCGTGTTGGGTTTCGACTACGGTTACAGCCTGGACTATCCCAACGCCCTGGTGGCGTGGGAAGCACAGTTCGGCGACTTCAGTAATGCTGCCCAGGTGATTATCGACCAGTTCATGGCCAGTGCCGAAGACAAGTGGCGTCGCTTGAGCGGTCTGGTATTGCTGTTGCCGCATGGCTACGAAGGGCAGGGGCCTGAGCACTCCAGTGCTCGCCTGGAGCGTTTCCTCTGGTTGGCTGCGGAAGACAATATCCAAGTCGCCATTCCTACGACGCCAGCCCAATACTTCCACGTACTTCGCCGTCAGATGAAGCGTTCGTGGAAGAAACCGTTAATTTTGTTTACCCCCAAGAGCCTGTTGCGCCATCCGGCCGCCGTTTCTTCGCTGGAAGAATTGGCCAGCAACAAGTTTGAGCGAATCATCAAAGACAACCGCGAGAACCCTGAAAAGACGACTCGGGTAATCATGTGCAGCGGCAAGGTTTACTACGACCTGGCTCACTATCGTGAAGAGCATCAGCGTCATGATGTAGCGATTATTCGCGTTGAGCAGCCTTACCCGCTCAAGAATCACACCGTTCAGGCTGTCCTCGACCAATACGAAGACGGCGTCCCCTTGTATTGGGTCCAGGAAGAACCCGACAATATGGGCGTGTGGCCTTACTGGAAATTACGATACGGGCATCGTATGTTCGAGCGATTCCCACTCTCCGTAATCGCCCGGGAGACATCTTCCAGCCCGGCAACCGGATCCAAAGCGGCTCATGAATTCGAGCAGCAACAACTTCTCGAACGAGCCTTCAACGATACCTAG
- the odhB gene encoding 2-oxoglutarate dehydrogenase complex dihydrolipoyllysine-residue succinyltransferase, with product MTIELKVPESGESIQEVQILKWLKSEGDNVQEDEDVVELETDKASMDLAAPANCTLQKILKKEGEIVSVGEVIALFEEGTGKPAAKSDKKAKKAEQPKEEPAAAKKDGNAKSASGSDDTQATPSGRRELLKHGLSASDVSPAGKTVRREDVEKYVQSISSRPSADSGNRNEKEMEEVIPMSLIRRRIASKLVEAQQKAALLTTFNQVDMSYVMDLRKRHGESFQKRYGVKLGFMSFFTKALIDALKAHPELNAEIRDETNIVYRNYFHIGIAVGSGKGLVVPVLKFAERMSFAEIEQAIQEFAGRAKANQLKPEELSGGTFTISNGGVYGSMLSTPIVNPPQSGVLGMHAIEDRPVAVNGQVVIRPMMYLALTYDHRIVDGREAVTFLKRIKEAIEEPSRMLIEA from the coding sequence ATGACCATCGAATTGAAAGTGCCTGAATCGGGTGAGTCGATTCAGGAAGTGCAGATCCTCAAGTGGCTGAAAAGCGAAGGGGACAACGTCCAGGAAGACGAAGACGTTGTTGAGTTGGAAACCGACAAGGCTTCCATGGACCTCGCTGCACCGGCCAATTGCACCCTTCAGAAGATTTTGAAGAAGGAAGGCGAGATCGTTTCGGTTGGCGAAGTGATCGCGCTCTTCGAGGAAGGTACCGGCAAACCGGCCGCCAAGTCGGATAAGAAAGCCAAGAAGGCCGAGCAGCCAAAAGAAGAGCCTGCTGCCGCCAAGAAAGATGGCAACGCAAAGTCGGCTTCAGGGAGTGACGACACCCAAGCGACCCCATCAGGTCGTCGTGAACTGCTGAAGCATGGTCTTTCCGCTTCGGACGTCTCGCCGGCTGGCAAGACCGTTCGCCGCGAAGACGTTGAGAAGTACGTTCAGTCGATCTCCAGCCGCCCCAGCGCCGACTCGGGCAATCGCAACGAGAAGGAGATGGAAGAGGTCATTCCGATGAGCCTCATCCGTCGCCGCATTGCTTCGAAGCTGGTGGAAGCCCAGCAGAAGGCTGCTCTGCTCACGACATTCAACCAGGTTGACATGTCGTATGTGATGGACCTGCGAAAGCGACATGGCGAATCGTTCCAGAAGCGCTACGGTGTCAAACTGGGCTTCATGTCGTTCTTCACCAAGGCCTTGATCGATGCGTTGAAGGCCCATCCAGAGCTGAACGCCGAAATTCGCGACGAGACGAATATTGTCTATCGCAACTACTTCCACATTGGTATCGCCGTCGGCTCGGGTAAGGGCCTGGTGGTTCCAGTTCTGAAGTTTGCCGAGCGGATGAGCTTTGCCGAGATCGAACAGGCAATCCAAGAGTTCGCCGGTCGTGCCAAGGCCAACCAGCTGAAGCCGGAAGAGCTTTCCGGTGGTACATTCACCATCAGCAATGGCGGCGTGTACGGCTCGATGCTCTCGACGCCAATCGTTAACCCGCCGCAAAGTGGCGTTCTCGGTATGCATGCGATTGAAGATCGCCCTGTGGCTGTGAACGGCCAGGTCGTGATTCGCCCGATGATGTACCTGGCGCTGACCTACGATCACCGGATTGTCGACGGTCGCGAAGCGGTCACCTTCCTGAAACGCATCAAGGAAGCAATCGAAGAACCATCGCGAATGCTGATCGAAGCCTAA
- a CDS encoding general stress protein codes for MSRHCTVAIFDEFTAAQEAVQKLDDSKFPSDQVSLVANSVHQDLQSTNILQYGDEADRDAMFGAGVGGLLGFFMAAPLLTIPGFGLMLIAGPITAGFTGAIVGGFLGSMLGWGVHEDHVARYEDEVRQGAFLVVASGDPFEVDYAKQILDQTNARSVSMHARESADSVEP; via the coding sequence ATGTCCAGACACTGCACTGTCGCGATTTTCGATGAGTTTACCGCTGCTCAAGAGGCGGTTCAGAAGCTTGACGACAGCAAGTTTCCTTCCGATCAGGTCTCGCTGGTGGCAAACAGCGTTCATCAAGATCTTCAATCGACCAATATTCTCCAATATGGAGATGAGGCCGATCGAGATGCCATGTTTGGGGCGGGCGTGGGTGGTCTCTTGGGGTTCTTCATGGCCGCTCCTCTGCTCACCATTCCTGGTTTTGGGCTCATGCTGATTGCTGGACCGATTACCGCAGGGTTTACCGGAGCGATCGTGGGAGGCTTTCTCGGTTCGATGTTGGGCTGGGGCGTACACGAAGACCATGTTGCCCGGTACGAGGATGAAGTCCGCCAAGGTGCTTTCCTGGTGGTTGCCAGCGGCGATCCTTTCGAAGTCGATTACGCGAAGCAAATACTCGATCAGACAAACGCTCGGTCTGTTTCGATGCATGCACGCGAGAGTGCGGATAGTGTCGAGCCGTAA
- the pstS gene encoding phosphate ABC transporter substrate-binding protein PstS, which produces MQITPSNLGSYVALAAMLVATVGCNGGSKPTASGEGGGSSSGELVKLQGSGASFPALLYASWFKTYSDEHKNVQVDYQSVGSGAGVSAVIDGTVDFGASDAAMTEEEMAKVERGVQLLPMTAGAIVIAYNLEGVSELKLSREAYAGIFLKEITKWNDPKIASTNEGVELPDADINVIVRSDSSGTTFNFTQHMAAISEKFKSDVGVNKAPNWPVGTKSKGNEGVTTSLKQTPGSIGYVEFGFADKAKLSMASLENKSGKFIKPSIESAQAALAAVEFPPSLIAFLPDPEGDESWPIVTYTWIIAYKTYDDSAKVEAFKDLIKYCLTTGQESSEPLGYIPLPEAVTSKVTAALDNISAK; this is translated from the coding sequence ATGCAAATCACTCCATCCAACTTGGGTTCGTATGTCGCTTTGGCTGCCATGTTGGTCGCCACGGTCGGCTGCAACGGTGGAAGCAAGCCAACCGCATCTGGTGAAGGTGGCGGTTCCAGCTCTGGTGAACTCGTCAAGTTGCAAGGTTCCGGGGCAAGCTTCCCCGCTCTCTTGTACGCATCCTGGTTTAAGACCTACTCTGATGAACACAAAAACGTTCAGGTCGACTATCAATCGGTCGGTAGCGGAGCTGGCGTAAGTGCCGTGATCGACGGTACGGTTGACTTTGGTGCCAGCGATGCGGCGATGACCGAAGAAGAAATGGCCAAGGTCGAACGCGGCGTACAGTTGCTTCCGATGACTGCGGGTGCGATCGTGATTGCCTACAACCTGGAAGGCGTCAGCGAATTGAAGCTTTCCCGCGAAGCTTACGCCGGTATCTTCCTGAAGGAAATCACCAAGTGGAACGATCCTAAGATCGCCTCCACCAACGAAGGAGTAGAACTGCCTGATGCCGACATCAACGTGATCGTTCGTTCCGATTCCAGCGGTACGACCTTCAACTTCACGCAGCACATGGCAGCTATCAGCGAGAAGTTCAAGAGCGACGTTGGCGTCAATAAGGCTCCGAACTGGCCAGTTGGTACCAAGAGCAAGGGGAACGAAGGGGTTACCACTTCGCTGAAGCAAACCCCAGGCTCGATCGGCTACGTCGAGTTCGGTTTTGCGGATAAGGCGAAACTGTCGATGGCTTCCCTCGAAAACAAGTCGGGCAAGTTCATTAAGCCTTCGATTGAGTCGGCTCAAGCCGCTCTGGCCGCCGTGGAATTCCCGCCTTCGTTGATCGCGTTTTTGCCAGATCCCGAGGGGGACGAGTCGTGGCCAATTGTTACTTACACTTGGATCATCGCCTACAAGACTTACGACGACTCCGCCAAAGTGGAAGCGTTCAAGGATTTGATCAAGTACTGTCTGACAACCGGACAGGAGTCGAGCGAGCCGCTCGGATACATTCCGTTGCCGGAAGCCGTTACCAGCAAGGTTACCGCCGCGCTGGATAACATTTCCGCCAAGTAG
- the pstC gene encoding phosphate ABC transporter permease subunit PstC, whose protein sequence is MAYIVLQITWKASPAIQEYGAGFLTGRTWDPNTSEFGILPEIWGTLYSSLLALFIGSFFGIAVAVFLSEGYLGNFVFNVLKLFGLQFHKFWGKLPSWSESTLKNLVELLAAIPSVVYGLWGIFVVMPLLREPCNWLHENMGWFPIFGTRYQGPGMLTASFVLAIMILPTISAISRDALVAVPPKLREASYGLGATRWETILSVVLPTASGGIFGGIVLAFGRALGETMALAMLVGNMNTIEISIFSPANTLAALLANNFSEAGSDEMKVGVLMYAGVVLMAITLVVNIFGALILQRATAGLKGMR, encoded by the coding sequence ATGGCCTATATCGTCTTACAAATTACCTGGAAGGCGAGCCCAGCGATCCAAGAGTATGGCGCTGGTTTTTTAACGGGTCGTACGTGGGACCCTAACACGTCAGAATTCGGCATTCTTCCCGAAATCTGGGGAACGCTTTACAGCTCGCTGCTCGCCTTGTTCATTGGCTCGTTCTTCGGAATAGCCGTGGCCGTGTTTCTCAGCGAAGGCTACTTAGGTAATTTCGTATTCAATGTTCTGAAGCTTTTCGGCCTCCAATTTCACAAGTTCTGGGGCAAACTACCTAGCTGGTCGGAAAGTACTTTGAAGAATCTCGTGGAGCTTCTCGCCGCGATCCCTAGCGTTGTTTATGGGCTGTGGGGAATCTTCGTGGTGATGCCCTTGCTGCGTGAGCCCTGCAATTGGCTGCACGAAAACATGGGGTGGTTCCCGATCTTTGGTACCCGCTACCAAGGACCCGGCATGCTGACTGCTTCATTCGTCCTAGCGATCATGATTCTGCCGACTATTTCTGCGATCAGCCGCGATGCCCTCGTGGCGGTCCCGCCGAAGCTGCGCGAGGCCTCGTATGGCCTGGGGGCGACCCGCTGGGAAACAATTCTATCGGTCGTGTTACCTACGGCATCCGGCGGCATCTTTGGTGGTATCGTATTGGCGTTTGGACGTGCTCTAGGCGAAACGATGGCCCTGGCGATGCTGGTTGGGAATATGAATACGATTGAAATCTCGATCTTTTCCCCCGCGAATACACTGGCTGCCTTGCTGGCCAATAACTTCTCGGAGGCCGGCAGCGATGAAATGAAGGTCGGCGTCCTGATGTATGCCGGGGTGGTCCTGATGGCCATTACCTTGGTCGTGAATATATTTGGGGCCCTGATCCTGCAGCGGGCAACCGCCGGTCTGAAAGGAATGCGTTAA
- the pstA gene encoding phosphate ABC transporter permease PstA, translating into MASPGKDPLQASEIDLRQLERSLRKPRTMLSMFLSLVTTVLTFAALVPLFSVVFMLFYRGASKIKLSNFYELPPTAFEDGGGFGNALVGTLIMVAIAALISVPFGIMASIFLAELGSESKTASVVRFCAKVLSGFPSILAGVFAYGAVVLVTGGFSAYAGGVALSILMLPVVMLTAEEAIRMVPSRMKEASIGMGATQTQTMWYVTLPTALPGIITGVMLAVARAAGETAPLLFTALFSNYWSMSTWSPTSLELNEPTASMAVLIYNFSSSFVDNQREMAWSASLVLVLVVLVTNLIGKSLSSSGPKR; encoded by the coding sequence ATGGCATCTCCTGGAAAAGACCCTTTACAGGCCAGTGAAATCGACCTTCGCCAGCTGGAACGCTCGCTGAGGAAACCACGAACTATGCTGAGCATGTTTCTCAGCCTGGTCACGACGGTGCTTACCTTTGCGGCCTTAGTGCCGTTATTCTCTGTCGTATTTATGCTCTTCTACCGAGGGGCATCGAAAATAAAGCTATCGAATTTCTATGAATTGCCCCCAACGGCATTTGAAGATGGGGGTGGGTTTGGAAATGCCCTAGTCGGCACATTGATCATGGTCGCCATCGCGGCACTGATTAGCGTACCGTTTGGCATCATGGCTTCGATATTTCTGGCAGAACTCGGATCGGAAAGCAAAACGGCCAGTGTCGTTCGCTTTTGTGCCAAAGTCCTTAGCGGTTTTCCCTCGATTTTGGCCGGTGTGTTCGCCTACGGGGCGGTGGTATTGGTCACCGGGGGATTTTCTGCCTATGCTGGGGGGGTCGCATTATCCATTTTGATGCTTCCCGTCGTCATGCTGACGGCAGAAGAGGCCATTCGGATGGTTCCATCTCGGATGAAGGAAGCTTCTATTGGGATGGGAGCGACACAAACTCAGACAATGTGGTATGTCACATTGCCTACTGCATTGCCGGGAATCATAACGGGGGTTATGCTGGCGGTTGCTAGAGCGGCGGGTGAGACTGCACCTCTTTTGTTTACCGCCCTTTTTAGCAACTATTGGTCCATGTCGACTTGGTCGCCAACGTCGCTTGAACTGAATGAGCCCACTGCTTCGATGGCAGTGCTCATTTACAATTTTTCATCTTCGTTCGTTGACAATCAGAGAGAGATGGCCTGGTCCGCATCATTAGTTTTAGTGCTAGTGGTACTCGTGACGAACCTGATAGGTAAGAGCCTGTCTTCCAGCGGACCGAAACGTTAA
- the pstB gene encoding phosphate ABC transporter ATP-binding protein PstB: MIDSQAANDTVIDCDVKELYYGNFKAVRDTRIPIKQGQITAFIGPSGCGKSTVLRCLNRMNDLIRGFRFEGHVHFRGQNIYGTTIDPVAVRRHIGMVFQQPNPFAMSIYKNITYGLRINGYRGNYDEVVERALRGAALWDEVKDKLKQSGLSLSGGQQQRLCIARAIAVEPEVLLMDEPCSALDPIATRKIEELMKELKQKYTIAIVTHNMQQAQRVADQTAFLYVDTTQGGRTGYLVEHEETKQLFEDPQQEYTRQYIRGEFS, from the coding sequence ATGATCGATAGCCAAGCTGCAAACGACACGGTGATCGACTGCGATGTGAAGGAACTGTACTACGGTAACTTCAAAGCAGTTCGTGATACACGTATCCCGATCAAGCAAGGACAGATAACCGCGTTTATCGGTCCCTCTGGCTGCGGGAAGAGCACCGTCCTGCGATGCTTGAATCGCATGAATGACCTTATCCGAGGCTTCCGCTTCGAAGGTCATGTGCACTTCCGCGGGCAGAATATTTACGGCACGACCATTGATCCGGTCGCCGTCCGTCGCCACATCGGGATGGTGTTTCAACAACCCAACCCGTTCGCGATGAGCATCTACAAGAACATCACCTACGGTCTTCGCATTAATGGATACCGCGGTAACTACGATGAAGTTGTCGAACGGGCACTTCGTGGTGCCGCATTGTGGGACGAAGTCAAAGACAAGCTGAAGCAAAGCGGTTTGTCTCTCTCTGGCGGCCAGCAGCAGCGTCTGTGTATCGCTCGAGCCATTGCTGTCGAACCGGAAGTCCTGCTGATGGACGAACCCTGCTCGGCACTCGATCCGATCGCCACGCGTAAGATCGAAGAGCTCATGAAAGAGCTCAAGCAGAAGTACACGATCGCGATCGTGACCCACAACATGCAACAGGCACAACGCGTTGCCGACCAGACCGCGTTTCTCTATGTCGACACGACGCAAGGGGGCCGTACCGGCTACTTGGTCGAACACGAAGAAACAAAGCAGCTCTTTGAAGATCCTCAGCAGGAATACACGCGGCAATACATCCGCGGTGAGTTCAGCTAA